The DNA window AAGTCATGAAAGACAACAGGGTACACAATAAAGCTACAATTAAGTGATTCACAATGTCTGTATTCCCAAGACAAATAACTCCACTTAACCAGAATGGTATGCATGCCAGGACAAGCAAGAAAGAATGGCGGAATGCATAGAACTAGAAGTATTACGGAACCACAAATCTGCAAATACATAATACTGAACCAGAACGAGCCAGCAATAGAACTTCCAAAAAGATCTGTGCACAACATGGCCAAAAGTGAATAAACAATTCCCAAGGTTTCAAAAAATTTGCTCCACCAAATCATAAATTGCCTTTCATACACCACCTCCAGTTAGTAAAAACACCAGCTAAACCCATATTGATGGACAATAATAAACCAAAACTCCAATTTCCAGAAATTATCAGCTAACCAAGAAGTGAGAAAGCTACCGTGTTTAAACTACTCTTCTGAAATAGCTCAAAACTTTTTCTCAAAAACTCCaataaaaggtaaaaaaaacctttatttgaaactctttcttctctattctccagttccctcttttttctctttattcaaAAAAAACTATTAgacataaaacaaaattaagatTTCTGATTTTTGCTCGACCAAATCATAAGAGCGCGAATCGTCACCAAAGCATCTCCTTTGATAACTCGCAGAAACAAAAATACAGAGATAAATATAAACATACTCCATATTTGTGTGGTTGAGTAAAAATACCCTGCAATACGAGACGATTGACGGCCTCGTTAGGGTCCATATCACAGTCCTTGAGAACAGCGTAGATCTCCGCGTCGGAGAAGTTAACTACCTCCTTCAAGCTCAGCACCACCTTCCTCGCCACGGCGGGAATGAGTTGCGACCCGCCCCCATTCCCCGCAGCGCTCCCCCTGCTCGTACTCATCCTCCCAGCCACAGATCTAGTGCTACTCCTGCCCTATATCCTAGTTCAATCACTTTTCCCCCCTTTTCCCGCTCCAATTTATTCAATACAGAAACACAATCCCaatccctctccctctctctcccccACACGCACGCACGCACGAATTAGTGTGAGTGTGCAGTTATTCGAATTAAATTGTAGTTGTGTGATCGatcgatcatcaatcaatcatCCGCAGCTTGTTTGGAGATTTATCAGTAGTTTCGGAAACcctcttctctctttctctccctctctacttttttttcttttcttttctttatttttccgtTTATGGGTTTGTATATATAAACACCGGGAAAAgccttttttatttaaaatttcaatttttttattttttactccagTTTGTTATGCCATAACTTTACATTTTTATTAGGTGAAATTTTGGGAGTAGCATTTATTAGGTCAATTTTGGATTTGATCATGGCATTAAATAAAACCAAGAATAGATTatgatattaataaaatattttgggctATACTTTTATGATTTCAAAGTTTTGTGTGTGACGCTTGacgattaaattttttttggagCGTAGGGGggattaatttcatttattcaCCAATAAAATGCGCTCTTTAGGAGtatattaaaacaataattacTCCACATAAAATTGGAAAAAGTAACATACAGAAGTTTTCTCTTGAACATCTAAAGAGTATGAATCTATTTATCTCGGATTTCATCGGTACGAGCTGCACGGTTCCCATCTCGTCGGGCAGCCTCTTGCAGCTCTTCGAACAGGCCGCACGAAGCATCCCAGAGATCCTTCGCAAGCCCGACATCATATGAAAGAGCAGAAGAGTTCAAACTCCGACCTTTCCCTCCGAAAAAATAGACCCCTGATACTTCCTATAGGTAAAATTTATTCCAAATAATCAAGCTATAGGTTATTACTACTTATTATCAACTTATTCTTGAAATTTAGCATTTTTAGGTAAAAATGTTGGGACCTTTCAACATATTTTCCAAAATATCACCATTTTTTGGCTTATCCTATTATCCTAAAGGTCATGAATTGAAAATAACTATGTAGTCTATGGTTAGAGATGTGGCAAGACACTAGAGATAGGAACTGCGTTGCTCGGTTTATAGTCAACGAGAAGTCCGAAATGACCTTGAGTACTTACCGGAGGGGCCAGTGCCGCGTCAACAATAGCGTTCACGCCGGTTTCTGAGGACTGAAGAGCACCTAAGAGTTTCAGTGCTGTGTAAGCCATTGTCGACACGAATGAAGGGATTTCTCGCATGATGTTTGTTTTCACGGCACCAGGATCCGCAGCACTGCCACAAACGGAGACAAATCGGAAAAATCATAGGAACAATACTAAAAGCAAGCAAAGCGAAACCAAATACCTACACAATGGATAGATGTTGAGATTTCTTCGTTAGACCAACTTTCCGGTGAAGCTCATACGAGAAGAGTAATATGCATACTGTTAATGGATGACAAGAGAAATTAGCAGCTGCAGCACACTTTGGATTTACTATGAGGTAGCATGCTTACATTTAGAATACTCGTAAATAGATGCATACGGGTAATACTTTGATTTCATAAAGAATTTCCCGGATATGGTTTCTGTGTCCGCGTGCCTGCAGCAAACTGGAATAGGAGAGACTGAGAAAACATATGATTGAGTATTTGAAAGAGTAGGTGATCAGCGCTGCCAAGATCTTACCATTTCGATGAGTAAATGATGAGACGTTCACCACACGGGAAGGAACCACGCTGTTTTCAAGAAGGGGACGCAAAACTTTGGTGAGACAAAATGCCCCAATGTAATTCGTGGCGAGCATCCTATAAATCGAAGAAAAAACTAGTTAATCATGAATGAGATCATTGCACCTAAATACACGGATTTGGACCCAATTCTACATCTGTAAATAATAACTGATCATATCCTTCAGAAGTAACTCTACGCGAAGTTGCTAAGATCCCGGCATTGTTTAGCAGGAGCTGAACAGACGGATGCATGTTTGAGTCATGTAGCCATTGCTCGAGCGAGTGtttgaactcgaggatcgactCAAAGGAAGACAAATCGACCTTAAAAGCTTTTAGGTAAGCATCAGGGTTTCGACTCTTGATCTCGGATACGGCCTGAAAGAACATATTGGTTCGACAAATAAGCATCATAAAAGAAGCCCGAGTATGATATTTTAGAAAAGGGTGGCTTGAATTTTTCTACACCTGCGATAAGAACTCGGATGATCTTCCAACTGCAAGTATGAGAATAAACATGAAATCAACTCACAACAAACCACAAAAAGGATCTATAAGTTCAAATATTTCTCGagctaaaaactaaaaaaaaatctttttgcAAATCTCACAAAATAAATCCAGACTACACAAAATTTGcaattataaatattatgaaTAATAGTATGGAAATTACTTAACTTCGAAGAAATTGTGATTTAAAACCAGCTCAAAAGCTTAAAAATTTGTCTTAATGTCGACATGGCCACCTGAAATCTGATGTGGCAAAATCAACCTGATTTACTTGCTGAAATTGATTTGAATATGTGATGAGGACAAAATTTGAGCGAAATACAGTCttgttaacaaaataaaatggaatTGGAAGTTCCGTATTTGAACTTAAGTTGGTGTGAAACAAAAATTTGGTCCAAGTTTCATAAATTACAGGCTGTTATCCCTATTGATATCCATCAAAGTAGACTTTGTTGAAAACTTATAGAAAATTTACCAAGAACGACATAAAATCCCTCCTTCGCTAGAGCGTGTGCAGCGGCAGCACCCAAACCCGACGTGGCCTGCAAAGAACACAACCCGACAATGCTCAACAAAAAACGACTTTAAACCAAGATACACTCAAATTCACCAAGACTTACCCCGGTTATTATGCAGATTGGCCTATCCACGAATGGAGACGCAAAAGTCGAGTCTTTCAGTGAACAACGAGGGTAGCATCTCGACTCTTGCGGGAATAAGGTTTGATAGAACAGGCTCATATAGGAAGAGATGAGAGAAAGCGTCCAAAGCATTGCCATTCTCCAGAACTCGGAGTTGCACATAAAACTAATAATCTCAACCAAATTTTTCACTActtccatttttcttttcctttcaaTATACTTCTATACTACACATAAAAGGTGAATAGTCGATAAAATTTGCAAAAAGGAATTTCCCAACAGAAAATGTTTGATCAAGAGTGGCTCAAAATTGAACCTTTTCGGCACAGAACAAGCAGCTGTGAGCTAAAAGGCTCTCGCACCTCAAAACTTACATCACGAGGAAAAGAGTTGAGATTGGAGTTAGCCattgataaataaaaatgatatcataaacaaagaaattaaatttactgAAAATATTTAAGGTGCTATCAGTTGGGTGCAATTACCAAATTATTCAGCTTCTATATGGATtcacatttaaaaaataaagaatgaaaAAGCATTCCAAAAGAGGAAAATTGCTACATGTAAAAGTCTCTTAGATATCAATCTTTAGCATAATTCATCCCTCTAACAAGAGCCTATATGATGAAAAGATGCACAATCTTCGATTCGAGAGGTGGTTTCTTCAGTATATATATGCTGTAAAGATTGAAAGATTCATCTAAAGAGTGTGTGAGAGAATATTTTAAGGCACAAAACCTGTTTGAAACAAAAATCGCCTAGAGATTCAAATTCAGGCTTTTAAGTAATCGGTTTAACCCAaccgtttttaattaaaaacaagaGAGGGTCATCAATTACTCATTTTATCGAACAAGTGGAGGGCGGCAAGGTATTGGCATTGTTTGATGTTGTAAAGCACAATCATTTTCTCCTAAAAATGTACTATGAATCTTCACGACCAAGCTATACTCTTCCTAAAATTTCAGCACAAATAAGCATACTTCCACATATAAAATTTGAAGTCATCAAAATTAACAGCAGAACAAAAAACTTTTCTAACCTTAAATTTGTTCCTTCAGCAATGAGAGAGGGAATAGAGACGTGGAGAGAGGTGAGTATTTTGATTTTGTGGCAAGTGTAAAACATGATTATCATGAAAATGACATTTTCATGCTTTTCTTTATGTATATTTTGGGGTTTGGTTTTTTTAAATATCGAAACATAttactatttcctttttcgttatAAACTGTGGGTTGACAATTTTGCCCTAAGATAATAAATTTGTTTGAAATATGTGATGCTCTCCaatttattttagtaattaatattttaaaagtcAAACATAAAAAGCACAACTAGTGCTAACCATTCACAAATTACTAAGTAAATGCCCAATATGTGCTTTGTGATGCTCTCCaatttattttagtaatttaatGTTTTAAAAGTCAATAATAAAAAGCACAATAAATACTCCCTCAGCCCCTACGTGAATAGAGCCTTTCTAATTTGCCACGAAATTTTATACTTACATATTGTAGTGTTTAGTACTAAGATGGAAAGTCCATGAAAATATCAGAGCATCCGCATTGCCGTCTCGAtgcgggctcggtctcgtctcgccgagacAAGACGGCATCGAGACGGCGATGCGGGTGTTTCGTCTCATCCTGTGTCCCTCCGCCAAGAGGGGGTTGGCGAGCTCCCGTGCGGCCGTAACGCCCACTCTCCAGCCTGCGAGTGAGCGTCGTTTATATCcgttgaaaatattttttttaaaatttcgaaaatattgaaaataacaaaaaataataaatttttttccccaaaaaaacTAGTCGTTTATAACTATTTATAGCTGTTTttccaatattttaatttttttttattttttaagcccccaatcacttctataaatatcaaatcattcccacaaattatccACCATCAAAAAACTctttattctcactcaaacactctacattcttcatctcaaaacattaattcgtattttcggatgttgtaattgttgtgatttttaatgattttatgaattattagtattaatttaatatttcaatgaaatattaattgaattttttggaaataataataaaaatgaaattgaatgaatagttaaaggatgagatgattaagagatggaTGGTTGCATATGTTGTtttttagttaagagatggggtaaaaagtgcagtgagtcccatgaatagttaagggatgagacggtattgagacagATATGTGGATGGCCTCATATAATACTTTGGgttcgacatgagttttaatgcaaattgagaaagtaagaaagaggtagagagaaaaagtagttaaagtattgttagtggagaatgagttccatctcattagagtgaaaggagtttccaaaattggaaagtgcatattcttatgagacagactaaaaatgaaaagtgcatattcttgtgggatggaaGAAGTATTTGATTCTTGGATGGAAAGTTTAAAATTGCCGACCATGCCTTGTGGCCATTTTAGGCCGAAAAATTGACTCAGGTAGATAGGTACCACAAAATATGATTATCAGGTACAAAAAAAACTACTTCCttcgtttcctaaaaataggacGTTTTGGAACGACGAgaatttaatgcaaaattgataaagtaagagagataaaaagaaaaagtgtgtTAGTGAAATATAGATCCACCTCAACTTTCTTAAAATGGAGTGTTTCTATTTCTAGAAAATGacccaaaaatgaaaaagtttctatttttagaaaatgaatggagtataaaatattttcaagaACTATCGATGTTCATGATTAAAACATCAAGgattatttatataattcaCTCTATTTTATTTCTGAGTACTTCCCCCATCTCATGCTACTTGACACACTTTTTTTATGCAGTCATTatgaaaaaatgatactaataaatactcttcatgctactcgcacttttcattttaggccgtacatttgggattgatttttagcataattaaattagaattataAGTGTAATGAGACGTAACTTAATAAAGGGgctcttaacttaatctaacatattaattaaatacattaattctaacttaaactaggAATAATGTAAGTGGTTTGAGACGAGCCAAAATAGtatagtgcaagtaacatgggacagagggagtagtttaAGTGGAGAAAACGTAAAATAAatgagagaataatgtaaagaagagttttctctacattattctcttttactactccctccgtcccacttaaaatgacatgttttcctttttaatttgtctcaactaagatgacacatttacTATTTtagaaactttctctctccaattaatacacccgACCACTTTTTcccactcctattaaaatattcatctttctttctctctctattttaatacttatactcaccttttttctctctccaattaaacacattaaccaataactcttAAAAACTCATGTCGGTCAaagaatgtgtcatcttagccgggacagagagagtatattttttctccactttaaatatttattactccatttgtATCTCAATATGTGTCCCATTTTAACCTgatacaagttttaagaaatgtaaaaaaatgggttgaaaaagttagcaTAATGTGGACCCTACtttaatatggagtagtattagTTTTTTAAAACGTgggtgagaatgagttagtagaatatgtagtatactattaaaaatgataaaaataaagtaacaaTTAATATGAAACgaattcataataaaaaaaaaactaaaatactccctccgtcccatgttactcgcacttttcattttaggccgtaaatttgagattaattttttagtgtaattgaattataattttaagtgtaatgagacatcacttaataaagggGCTCTTAACTTAATcgaacatattaattaaatgcattaattctaacttaaactataaatagcaTAAGGAGTTTGTGACGAACCGAAAAGCAATAgttcaagtaacatgggacggagggagtacgtgATCTAATAGGGGAGGGATGAaggaagtactccctccgtccgcgaataggagtctcatttcattccggcacgagttttaaaaaatattaagaaaagtgggtggaagaaagttGGTGAGATATGAGACtcatttgtatatattagttttaaatgatatgtgagtgaaatgagtaggTGGAATGTGATGtctttttaccatttatagtaataatgaaaCGGGAttcctattcgtggacggactaaaatgaaaaaatgggactcctattcgcggacggagggagtatcatttttctaaaataacTGTGAAAAAAAGTGCGTTGTGGGACCAATAGAGTGTATCCTAATCTAACATCTGTAGAATTTGCAGCGACCACAAATACGGAgtataaattaatcaaaataaagaATTCTCAAACATGACATTTATCATTTTCTAATTCAAATAGGGACAGGCACAAATGTACTATCTCCTAACCATACATGTTTTGGGATCGGATCGtaagggcacccacaatggggcgtcCGATGGGGCCATCGTCCTCGGGAGCGGACGATGCCTTcgttgtgggtgcccgccatcgtccgcgccctatacccatgtccgatgcatcgtccgcgccatcgggcgccccattgtggactaggcggacgatggcctatcgtccgcaccACCGTGCCCTCCATTGTAGGCTAGGCGGatgatggcacgcgtttttttttcttccgaattttgtctatttaaacctcgtttctcattcacttgttcatacgaacatctcgcccctctcatttcgctcatctctcacatttctacgtCTCTCGCATACctaaatgaaccacgacgacgacaccACTAGTTCTAGTTCCTCGGAGTCAGGTAGTTCGACCTCggaagccttagatgcagccgttgaagaggccatggcggaatgcttagtcgaaatgcagcgcgaggaggaggcggcgacggcagatgatgacggtgcatctagctcgtccagcacggcgaccgagcccccgctagaggattaccgtcgggcttcaatgaggttctatctagacatgcctcaatgcgcaaccaacaagaccatgctcagctcatgaacgacatgattgaagaagtgtgggcccgtaaccgccatctctgagtttgcgtatttttttaattcgtattgtaatgtattaatttttataaatgaaatgaagttttttcccaatttttgtagttatttaaatattcaattaaaaaaatgtatagggcgcgccttgaggcgccccactgcaggtgaggggtaggaggataaaactgatgataTGACGCGTCATAGTGCGCTATATTGTGAATGACCTAATTATTTAATGATATCCCATTGGGGTGATCATGACGGTTTTTGGTTGTGTACATCATGTCTCTATTGTGATTTAAAATTGATGTAATGAAAGACGAAATTATTAGATATGCAAAATGTAAATGCAATTAAATACTCCTATGCCTGATTTTCTTATAAAAAATCATACTAATGAAGCATAGAGCACTCCTATTTGTAATGATTAAAATGAAGTCGACTACATTATTCCTTCAATTCAAAATCTGCCGTTATTCAAAATTCAAGAATCAATGGCGGGCTATCCAAAAAAGGTTAACATCGTAATTGGATTTTAAGGAAAACAACAAAAGTGATAATGAAAGTTGTCTTttgcataagagcatccgctATGGGGCATGGgtcggatgtcccggcggacatcccaaaaacacctcatgccacgccTTAAGAACATCCCATTGCACAATGACAAACATCCCGGCAGACATcgacaataataaaaattcacaaattcacaaatatgcaatttacgaaattaaaatttcaacacgaatacggagaaaatgcaacgaTTTTATATGATGCAATCCTTTGAAGTCCTAACTACCTCTCATTTGAAGGGCAGATAGAAGCAATAGCATTAGCAAATCAAACAATTTCCCCTCAAAACACAAGTAGATAAATCAAATTAGAGCAGCATATAAGATGAAAAAGCAATCAAAATGAAAAagcaataaaaaacaaaaatcggGACATCCGTCTCTTCTCGCCTAATGGCGGATGTCCCGCACGGacatccggcacgccggtccgcCATTGCCGATGCTCgccgggatgtccgccgggacatccaccccattgcggatgctctaagagcatcctcagtggtgcggatgtcccggcggacatcacaaaaacacctcctgccacgtcataaggacttcccactgcacagtggcggacatccccaaggacatcccgacagacttcccacaataataaaaattcacaaattcaccaaattaaacaatttacggaattaaaatttcgacacaaatacggagaaattgcaaccactttatttaaaaaaaaacatacatagtacaaaaaaaatacataattattaaaaaaaattacatagttcaAAGAAAACCgccgtctcactcctcggattccccgccgccagtaccctcgtcgtccccgccggtagtcccctcgtcgccactctccgccatgtctcccaaccccaaatcgcgccgcatactgttgatgatatccttCAGCGACGACATGTAATGGCGATCGGTCGATGTCtgccattcaaccattgcacgtaacagggtttcatgttgcgcgacgcgggcgagtgaggggagctcgggatcattttgggtaggagctgccgattgggcctcagctgacccgctggcgcttccactcgccatccgcgccgcggacttttgccccactaggcgacggcggcgggccgACGATGAAGCTGTCGGGAACTCTACCTCGGCGGGGGGAAGGgagagttcgtgggaaccatcACTGCTACTATACTCcccggaggcgctgatcttcgtccgcttcggccagccagattcaatACCCACAGTAAACTTGGTCGaagactgcaccacaagatacacctcacaatatttgaattccccgaaggcTGCCGCAACGTCTATGAACt is part of the Salvia splendens isolate huo1 chromosome 22, SspV2, whole genome shotgun sequence genome and encodes:
- the LOC121787442 gene encoding dehydrogenase/reductase SDR family member on chromosome X-like isoform X1, encoding MEVVKNLVEIISFMCNSEFWRMAMLWTLSLISSYMSLFYQTLFPQESRCYPRCSLKDSTFASPFVDRPICIITGATSGLGAAAAHALAKEGFYVVLVGRSSEFLSQAVSEIKSRNPDAYLKAFKVDLSSFESILEFKHSLEQWLHDSNMHPSVQLLLNNAGILATSRRVTSEGYDQMLATNYIGAFCLTKVLRPLLENSVVPSRVVNVSSFTHRNVCCRHADTETISGKFFMKSKYYPYASIYEYSKLCILLFSYELHRKVGLTKKSQHLSIVAADPGAVKTNIMREIPSFVSTMAYTALKLLGALQSSETGVNAIVDAALAPPEVSGVYFFGGKGRSLNSSALSYDVGLAKDLWDASCGLFEELQEAARRDGNRAARTDEIRDK
- the LOC121787442 gene encoding dehydrogenase/reductase SDR family member on chromosome X-like isoform X2, whose amino-acid sequence is MEVVKNLVEIISFMCNSEFWRMAMLWTLSLISSYMSLFYQTLFPQESRCYPRCSLKDSTFASPFVDRPICIITGATSGLGAAAAHALAKEGFYVVLVGRSSEFLSQAVSEIKSRNPDAYLKAFKVDLSSFESILEFKHSLEQWLHDSNMHPSVQLLLNNAGILATSRRVTSEGYDQMLATNYIGAFCLTKVLRPLLENSVVPSRVVNVSSFTHRNVCCRHADTETISGKFFMKSKYYPYASIYEYSKLCILLFSYELHRKVGLTKKSQHLSIVAADPGAVKTNIMREIPSFVSTMAYTALKLLGALQSSETGVNAIVDAALAPPDLWDASCGLFEELQEAARRDGNRAARTDEIRDK